A region from the Methylocella sp. genome encodes:
- a CDS encoding FAD-binding oxidoreductase, with protein sequence MDRLDARTRARTELIAELKPIVGEAHVLTDPAAMAGFLREPRDLFRGEAICIVEPGSTQEVAMVAALCNKTLTPIVPQGGNTGLVGGQTPDASGGAIVLSLRRMQKLREIDLASNAMTVEAGMILARAQDEAERAGRLFPLSLAAEGSCTIGGNLATNAGGVGVLAYGSARDLVLGLEVVLADGRIFSDLSKLKKDNTGYDLKHLFVGSEGTLGIIKAAVLRLFPKPRAIETAFIGLGSPQAALAMLDLARDRVGGEITAFELIPRIGLDFVLTHAPRARDPLPSKSAWYVLLELCSQSSEGLAERLLALLEAGAQKNIIENAAIAASLNQRADFWRLGELLSDVQRLEGGSIKHDVSVPIADIPAFLEEVERAVTKAMPGVRLMPFGHLGDGNIHCNVSQPIGADKTAFLARWDEVNAIVHGLVAAHRGSISAEHGIGQLKRDLLPQVKDKVAMELMRALKQTLDPKGILNPGKVL encoded by the coding sequence ATGGACCGCCTAGACGCCCGAACGCGGGCTCGAACCGAACTAATCGCTGAGTTGAAGCCAATCGTCGGCGAAGCCCATGTCCTGACCGACCCCGCCGCGATGGCCGGCTTCCTGCGCGAGCCGCGCGATCTTTTCAGAGGCGAGGCGATTTGCATCGTCGAGCCCGGCTCGACGCAAGAGGTCGCGATGGTTGCGGCGCTTTGCAACAAGACCTTGACGCCGATCGTGCCTCAGGGCGGCAATACGGGCCTCGTCGGCGGTCAGACCCCGGACGCCAGCGGCGGCGCGATTGTGCTCTCGCTTCGCCGGATGCAAAAACTGCGCGAAATCGATCTTGCCTCAAATGCGATGACGGTGGAGGCCGGCATGATCTTGGCGCGGGCGCAGGACGAAGCCGAACGCGCAGGACGTCTATTCCCTCTCTCGCTCGCGGCTGAAGGCTCGTGCACCATCGGCGGCAATCTTGCGACCAATGCGGGCGGCGTCGGCGTGCTGGCCTATGGCAGCGCGCGCGATCTCGTGCTTGGCCTTGAGGTGGTGCTCGCCGATGGCCGCATTTTTTCCGATCTGTCGAAGCTCAAGAAAGACAACACCGGCTATGACCTGAAGCATTTATTCGTCGGCTCAGAGGGCACGCTCGGGATCATCAAGGCGGCGGTGCTAAGGCTCTTTCCAAAGCCCCGCGCGATCGAGACCGCCTTCATCGGCCTTGGCTCGCCGCAGGCCGCTCTCGCCATGCTCGATCTCGCCAGAGACAGAGTGGGCGGAGAAATCACGGCCTTCGAACTCATCCCGCGCATTGGACTTGATTTCGTCCTGACCCATGCTCCGCGTGCTCGCGACCCGCTGCCCAGCAAGAGCGCTTGGTATGTGCTGCTCGAACTCTGTTCGCAAAGCTCTGAGGGACTGGCGGAGCGTCTGCTCGCGCTGCTGGAGGCAGGGGCTCAAAAAAACATCATAGAAAATGCTGCGATCGCCGCCTCGCTGAACCAGCGCGCGGATTTCTGGCGGTTGGGCGAACTTCTATCCGACGTGCAGCGCCTCGAAGGCGGTTCGATCAAGCATGACGTCAGCGTTCCGATAGCTGATATCCCGGCCTTTCTCGAAGAGGTTGAACGCGCCGTAACCAAGGCAATGCCTGGGGTGCGGCTCATGCCTTTTGGCCACCTCGGCGACGGCAATATTCATTGCAATGTGTCGCAGCCCATCGGCGCCGACAAGACGGCGTTTCTCGCGCGCTGGGACGAGGTCAATGCGATTGTGCATGGCCTCGTCGCCGCGCATCGCGGCTCGATTTCCGCCGAGCATGGCATTGGACAATTAAAGCGCGATCTTCTGCCGCAAGTGAAGGATAAGGTCGCGATGGAGCTGATGCGCGCCTTGAAACAGACCCTCGATCCAAAGGGCATTCTCAACCCCGGCAAGGTGCTGTAA
- a CDS encoding primase-helicase family protein — protein sequence MDRQIHPEPPRDEDYEASLAALDPGYGDGGSEISNVVSFEPSKPNAAKKKSKSRPVDATDQVPPDSVVIGGAEKRITTLAQLNERYALLEAPGSAPAYVERSTGQPLQDICLKRKLAPEVVVTGRKDGRPVYASAYNFWTGHARRHVYRRIAFTSKDVPEDTLNLCRGLGVTPKAGPVDLILNHIREVICAGDALATSYMIKLLAWQIQNIGRPSKIIVALKTKKQQAGKGLLLEQIMLRIYGPSGVMPATADQVLGRFNDALRGASYIFLDEVLFAGDRRSADQVKKLSTGSVIGIETKGVPIVQCPIGVNFWLASNHDNAAHIEEGDARHWVLNVSENRIGDAAYFSKLSHQIENGGREAFAHHLLTLDVAGFVPWRDIEIDTAARSDMIRESINPHDARKWIEACCAVEQIIGTKDLSTGSCTPWIDGEAYSFAELAAAYSVWVKDQRSARGAQPTPLHRLGEVLTAAGFGTKKTKTCNLRVLPKTDACIALLWRRPKDGS from the coding sequence ATGGACCGCCAAATCCACCCCGAGCCGCCGCGCGACGAAGATTATGAGGCGAGCCTGGCCGCCCTAGACCCTGGATATGGTGATGGCGGGTCCGAGATCAGCAACGTCGTTTCGTTCGAACCGAGCAAGCCGAATGCGGCGAAAAAGAAGTCGAAATCGCGGCCGGTAGACGCGACGGATCAGGTGCCGCCCGATAGCGTGGTCATTGGCGGCGCGGAAAAGCGGATTACAACATTGGCGCAGCTCAACGAGCGCTACGCGTTGCTAGAAGCGCCGGGATCGGCCCCAGCCTATGTCGAGCGCAGTACGGGGCAGCCGCTGCAAGACATCTGCCTTAAGCGCAAACTTGCTCCTGAGGTTGTTGTCACGGGCAGGAAGGACGGTAGGCCGGTTTATGCGTCTGCATACAATTTTTGGACGGGTCATGCTCGTCGACATGTCTATAGGCGCATCGCTTTCACCAGCAAGGATGTCCCCGAGGATACCCTGAACCTATGCAGGGGCCTTGGCGTCACACCGAAGGCTGGGCCGGTTGACCTTATTCTCAATCATATTCGGGAGGTCATTTGCGCTGGGGACGCGCTGGCTACCAGTTATATGATCAAGCTTCTTGCATGGCAGATCCAAAACATCGGCCGGCCCTCAAAGATCATTGTTGCCCTAAAGACCAAAAAACAGCAGGCCGGCAAGGGTTTGTTGCTCGAGCAGATCATGCTGAGAATTTATGGCCCGAGCGGCGTTATGCCGGCCACGGCTGACCAGGTTCTTGGCCGGTTCAATGATGCGCTGCGCGGCGCGTCTTACATCTTCTTGGATGAGGTCCTTTTCGCCGGCGATCGCCGCTCGGCGGATCAAGTCAAAAAGCTCTCGACGGGCAGCGTCATCGGGATCGAGACCAAAGGTGTTCCCATCGTCCAATGCCCTATCGGCGTCAATTTCTGGCTGGCGAGCAACCACGACAATGCAGCCCATATCGAAGAGGGCGATGCGCGACATTGGGTTTTGAACGTGAGCGAGAATCGGATCGGCGACGCCGCATATTTTTCGAAACTGAGCCACCAGATCGAGAACGGCGGCCGAGAGGCGTTCGCTCATCACCTCCTAACACTCGACGTTGCCGGCTTCGTACCGTGGCGTGATATTGAGATCGACACCGCGGCGCGCAGCGACATGATCCGGGAAAGCATCAACCCGCATGATGCCCGCAAGTGGATTGAAGCTTGCTGCGCCGTAGAGCAGATCATTGGCACGAAAGATCTCTCAACGGGAAGCTGCACCCCCTGGATCGACGGAGAGGCGTATAGCTTCGCCGAGCTGGCGGCCGCATATTCCGTGTGGGTCAAAGACCAGCGGTCAGCCCGCGGCGCCCAGCCTACGCCGCTGCATAGGCTCGGGGAAGTTCTGACCGCAGCCGGGTTCGGAACGAAAAAGACTAAAACCTGCAACTTGCGCGTTTTGCCCAAGACGGATGCCTGTATAGCGCTTCTATGGCGCCGTCCGAAGGATGGAAGCTGA
- a CDS encoding tyrosine-type recombinase/integrase has protein sequence MPRARISKRSVDALACPPGKDRDFLWDDALAGFGVAAFPSGKKVYVTQYRQNGRSRRATIGEHGRLTPDEARSEAKKLLGAIESGADPIAQRRATRTIPLFREVADQFMRTHVGAKRKARTLDSYETLLRLHILPSIGSLRVTDVRRSNVSKIHADLADHPGAANRSLSVISAIWNWAAIQHEDLALPANPAKGIKRNPEEGRERYLTTDELARLGDVLAEAETSGLAYRVDESRPAAKHAPKPENRRRRIDPFAIGAIRLLILTGARLREILTAKWDYIDFERGLLNLPTSKTGKKSLFLSAAALEVLAALPRMAGNPYVVPGEKSGAPRVDLKNPWAAVTQAAGLEGLRLHDLRHSFASVGAGGGLGLQIIGKLLGHSQPATTARYSHLDNDPMQRAVNQIGNTISAAMNRKPGAEVVPLARAK, from the coding sequence ATGCCAAGGGCACGGATCAGCAAAAGATCGGTTGACGCTCTCGCTTGCCCTCCCGGAAAAGACCGTGATTTCTTATGGGATGATGCGCTCGCCGGCTTCGGTGTGGCAGCCTTCCCTTCCGGCAAAAAGGTCTATGTCACGCAATACAGGCAGAACGGCCGGTCCCGGCGCGCGACCATCGGCGAGCACGGGCGTCTAACGCCCGATGAGGCTCGCTCCGAAGCGAAGAAACTGCTCGGTGCGATCGAGAGCGGCGCTGATCCGATCGCGCAGCGGCGAGCGACGAGAACTATTCCCCTCTTCCGAGAAGTCGCCGACCAGTTCATGCGCACGCATGTCGGCGCCAAGCGCAAGGCGCGGACGCTCGACAGTTATGAGACGCTGCTTCGGCTGCACATCTTGCCCTCGATCGGTTCCTTGAGAGTAACCGATGTTCGCCGCTCCAACGTGTCGAAGATCCATGCTGACCTTGCTGACCATCCAGGCGCGGCAAACAGGTCCCTCTCCGTCATCTCCGCTATCTGGAATTGGGCCGCAATCCAGCATGAGGACCTCGCCTTACCGGCAAACCCGGCCAAAGGCATCAAACGCAACCCCGAAGAGGGACGTGAGAGATATCTCACGACCGATGAGCTGGCCCGGCTGGGCGATGTGCTGGCAGAGGCCGAAACGAGCGGCCTTGCCTACCGCGTGGATGAGAGCAGGCCGGCGGCAAAACACGCCCCAAAGCCAGAGAATCGGCGCCGGAGAATTGACCCCTTCGCGATCGGCGCGATCCGCCTCTTGATCCTGACTGGAGCTCGCCTTCGCGAAATTCTAACCGCGAAATGGGACTATATCGATTTTGAGCGCGGGCTCTTGAATCTCCCGACTTCGAAGACCGGCAAGAAGAGCCTCTTCTTGTCAGCCGCGGCTCTCGAGGTTCTCGCGGCATTACCCCGCATGGCAGGAAATCCGTACGTAGTCCCCGGAGAGAAGTCGGGCGCGCCCCGTGTGGACTTGAAGAACCCCTGGGCGGCCGTGACCCAAGCCGCCGGGCTCGAAGGCCTGCGCCTGCATGATTTGAGACATTCCTTCGCAAGCGTGGGCGCCGGTGGCGGTCTCGGCCTTCAGATCATAGGGAAGTTGCTCGGACATAGTCAGCCGGCCACGACTGCCCGCTATAGTCACCTCGACAATGACCCAATGCAGCGCGCTGTGAATCAAATCGGAAACACGATCAGCGCCGCGATGAATAGAAAGCCTGGCGCCGAGGTCGTTCCCCTTGCGAGGGCGAAATGA
- a CDS encoding anti-phage dCTP deaminase: MSASPLRDLLAEHPRVSVADTITERRSQELVIALVGPVGSGVSTAAGFLRDLLSNDFGYTVRPIIKPSEIIRSEASRVGISAPPKAPLDAYITQMQTAGNALRERFGNNYLAEKAVEQIYKFRKANGGYSDSDVPLPGRRAYIIDSLKNPEELALLRQIYGETLCVVGVFAPDEMRAARLKDNGVATDAVQRIMDRDRGEPATFGQKTRKLFVEADLFLCNDHKQEELKTKILRFLNIIFNTSVHTPYRAESAMYEACSASANSACMSRQVGAAIVSAEGELIAVGWNDVPRFGGGLYGEDQQSVWDSERGALLDKDFRCFKWKGCICHNETRRVDIVDKIAKRIYGSAVLKKGAIYNDVRSLLVGTEIDSLIEFSRSIHAEMEAILSVAREGRHSISGATLYTTTYPCHNCARHIVASGITTVVYIEPYDKSLATALHSDSITEDPNDKTRVVFRQYDGVAPRSFLRLFRPAADRKKDGEVMKRSQKHALPVFQVPLDSPTDYELKVIADLSHREHNDTP, translated from the coding sequence GTGAGCGCTTCTCCTTTACGAGATTTGCTGGCGGAGCATCCGCGAGTGAGCGTCGCGGACACCATAACGGAGCGCCGCTCGCAAGAGCTTGTAATCGCGCTTGTAGGACCTGTGGGGTCGGGCGTTTCCACAGCGGCTGGTTTCCTTCGCGACCTCCTGTCAAATGATTTTGGGTATACTGTGCGACCCATAATCAAGCCGAGCGAGATTATCCGGTCGGAGGCATCCCGAGTTGGGATCAGCGCACCACCAAAAGCGCCCCTCGATGCGTACATCACGCAGATGCAGACAGCTGGAAATGCATTGCGCGAGAGGTTTGGCAATAATTATCTCGCGGAAAAAGCCGTCGAACAGATCTACAAATTTCGCAAAGCAAACGGTGGTTATTCAGACAGCGATGTCCCGCTTCCGGGAAGGCGCGCATACATTATTGATTCGCTGAAAAACCCCGAGGAGCTTGCCTTGCTGAGGCAGATCTACGGAGAGACACTGTGCGTCGTCGGCGTATTCGCACCTGATGAGATGCGCGCCGCTCGCCTCAAGGACAACGGTGTAGCCACGGACGCCGTGCAACGGATCATGGATCGAGATCGCGGCGAGCCAGCAACTTTTGGTCAAAAGACTCGCAAGCTCTTCGTCGAGGCGGACCTATTTCTGTGCAACGATCATAAGCAGGAGGAGCTAAAGACCAAGATCCTGCGCTTCCTCAACATAATATTTAATACTTCAGTGCATACGCCCTATAGGGCTGAATCTGCGATGTACGAAGCGTGCTCGGCATCTGCGAACTCGGCATGCATGTCGCGGCAGGTAGGGGCAGCGATCGTTTCGGCTGAGGGCGAGCTTATTGCTGTTGGATGGAATGACGTGCCGCGATTCGGAGGAGGGCTTTACGGAGAAGATCAGCAGTCTGTATGGGACTCCGAGCGAGGGGCGCTGCTCGATAAAGACTTTAGATGTTTTAAATGGAAAGGGTGTATCTGCCATAATGAAACACGGCGCGTGGACATCGTGGACAAAATAGCAAAACGCATTTATGGATCTGCTGTGCTAAAGAAGGGCGCAATCTATAATGACGTGCGCTCTCTTCTTGTGGGAACAGAAATAGATTCTCTTATCGAATTCTCCCGTTCAATCCACGCAGAAATGGAAGCAATACTTTCCGTTGCTCGAGAGGGGCGACATTCAATCTCAGGTGCAACTCTCTACACGACGACATATCCATGCCACAACTGCGCCAGGCATATCGTCGCATCGGGCATCACCACCGTCGTTTATATCGAGCCCTACGACAAAAGCTTAGCTACGGCGCTTCACTCTGACTCAATAACCGAGGATCCAAACGACAAGACGCGCGTCGTCTTCAGACAATATGATGGCGTCGCTCCACGAAGCTTTCTTCGTCTGTTTAGGCCGGCAGCAGACCGCAAGAAAGATGGCGAAGTCATGAAGCGCTCCCAGAAGCATGCACTTCCTGTGTTCCAAGTTCCTCTCGATTCGCCTACCGATTATGAGCTGAAGGTGATTGCTGATCTATCGCATCGAGAGCATAATGACACTCCGTAA